One Bradyrhizobium sp. ISRA464 genomic window carries:
- a CDS encoding uracil-DNA glycosylase, whose protein sequence is MMPEPAPTLQQLLAFYLEAGVDCALGDEPINRLEEPDAVPAPAAARPVAAPSLLRPLPAATPAIPRSEITVAPDAAIASAREAARTAPTLAALRELMETFDGCALKHTATKLVFADGNPEARVMFVGEAPGRDEDIEGLPFVGRSGKLLDRMIASIGLDRRSAYIANVIPWRPPGNRTPTPQETQVCLPFIQRQIELVNPDVLVTLGNPSTQALLGTREGIMRTRGKWLDFDTGTRTIRAVATFHPAYLLRSPSYKRLSWQDLRAIAKALQQAAAS, encoded by the coding sequence CTGATGCCCGAACCCGCCCCCACGCTGCAGCAATTGCTGGCCTTTTACCTCGAGGCCGGGGTCGATTGCGCGCTCGGCGACGAGCCGATCAACCGGCTGGAGGAACCGGACGCTGTTCCCGCGCCCGCCGCAGCGCGGCCCGTCGCCGCGCCCAGTCTGCTGCGTCCCCTGCCTGCGGCAACGCCAGCCATTCCGCGTAGCGAAATCACCGTCGCACCGGACGCCGCGATCGCCTCCGCGCGCGAGGCCGCGCGCACCGCGCCGACGCTTGCAGCCTTGCGCGAGTTGATGGAGACGTTCGACGGCTGCGCGCTGAAGCACACCGCGACCAAGCTGGTGTTCGCCGACGGCAATCCGGAAGCGCGCGTGATGTTCGTCGGCGAGGCGCCGGGCCGCGACGAGGACATCGAGGGCCTGCCCTTCGTCGGGCGCTCGGGAAAGCTGCTCGACCGCATGATCGCGTCGATCGGCCTCGACCGCCGCTCAGCCTATATCGCCAACGTGATCCCGTGGCGGCCGCCCGGCAACCGCACGCCGACGCCGCAGGAGACGCAGGTCTGCCTGCCCTTCATCCAGCGCCAGATCGAACTGGTGAATCCCGACGTGCTGGTGACGCTCGGCAATCCCTCGACGCAGGCGCTGCTCGGCACCCGCGAGGGCATCATGCGCACGCGCGGCAAATGGCTCGACTTCGACACCGGCACCCGCACGATCCGCGCCGTCGCCACCTTCCACCCGGCCTATCTGCTGCGCTCGCCATCCTACAAGCGGCTGTCATGGCAGGACCTGCGCGCGATCGCGAAAGCGCTGCAACAGGCGGCGGCGTCTTAA
- a CDS encoding electron transfer flavoprotein-ubiquinone oxidoreductase, giving the protein MSAEDLPPRESMEFDVVIVGAGPSGLSAAIRLKQLNPELSIVVVEKGSEVGAHILSGAVIDPASLDRLIPDWREDADCPLKTQVKDDRFYWMTGGGAIRLPNFMMPPLMNNHHCYIGSLGNVCRWLAPKAEALGVEIYPGFAAAEVLYDDKGAVRGIATGDMGIAKDGSHKDSYTRGMELLGKYTLFAEGARGSLSKQLIARYQLDAKSEPPKFGIGLKEVWQIDPAKHQKGMIQHSFGWPLNNSTGGGSFLYHYDDNRVAVGFVVHLNYDDPYLSPFDEFQRFKTHPSIRGVFEGGKRLAYGARAITEGGYQSVPRLTFPGGALVGCAAGFVNVPRIKGVHNAMGTGMLAAEHVAAALAAGRANDELVEYENAWRLSAVGQDLHKVRNVKPLWSKFGTVVGVVLGGFDMWCNTLGFSLFGTQSHAKPDRKTLDPAKQHQPIAYPKPDGKISFDKLSSVFLSNTNHEEDQPVHLKVADMNLQKTSEHDVFAGPSNRYCPAGVYEWVEEASGPRFQINAQNCVHCKTCDVKDPNGNITWVPPEGGGGPNYEAM; this is encoded by the coding sequence ATGAGTGCTGAAGACCTTCCCCCGCGCGAGTCCATGGAATTCGACGTCGTCATTGTCGGCGCAGGCCCCTCGGGCCTGTCGGCTGCGATCCGGCTCAAGCAGCTCAATCCCGAGCTCTCGATCGTCGTGGTGGAGAAGGGCTCCGAGGTCGGCGCGCACATCCTGTCGGGCGCGGTGATCGATCCGGCGTCGCTCGACAGGCTGATCCCGGACTGGCGCGAGGATGCCGACTGTCCGCTGAAGACGCAGGTGAAGGACGACCGCTTCTACTGGATGACCGGCGGTGGCGCGATCCGGCTGCCGAACTTCATGATGCCGCCGTTGATGAACAATCATCACTGCTACATCGGCTCGCTCGGCAATGTCTGCCGCTGGCTGGCGCCGAAGGCGGAAGCGCTCGGCGTCGAGATCTATCCGGGCTTCGCTGCGGCCGAGGTGCTCTATGACGACAAGGGCGCGGTGCGGGGCATCGCCACCGGCGACATGGGCATCGCCAAGGACGGCAGCCACAAGGATTCCTACACCCGCGGCATGGAACTGCTCGGCAAGTACACGCTGTTCGCCGAAGGCGCGCGCGGCTCGCTGTCCAAGCAGCTGATCGCGAGGTACCAGCTCGACGCCAAGAGCGAGCCGCCGAAATTCGGCATCGGTCTGAAGGAAGTCTGGCAGATCGATCCGGCCAAGCATCAGAAGGGCATGATCCAGCACTCCTTCGGCTGGCCGCTGAACAATTCCACCGGCGGCGGCTCGTTCCTCTACCACTACGACGACAATCGCGTCGCGGTCGGCTTCGTGGTGCATCTGAACTACGACGATCCTTATCTGTCGCCGTTCGACGAGTTCCAGCGCTTCAAGACCCATCCTTCGATCCGCGGCGTGTTCGAGGGCGGCAAGCGTCTTGCCTACGGCGCGCGCGCGATCACCGAGGGCGGCTATCAGTCGGTGCCGCGGCTGACCTTCCCGGGCGGCGCGCTGGTCGGCTGCGCGGCGGGCTTCGTCAACGTGCCGCGCATCAAGGGGGTGCACAACGCCATGGGCACCGGCATGCTCGCCGCCGAGCACGTCGCCGCCGCGCTCGCCGCCGGCCGCGCCAATGACGAACTCGTCGAGTACGAAAACGCCTGGCGCTTGTCCGCCGTCGGCCAGGACCTGCACAAGGTCCGCAACGTCAAGCCGCTGTGGTCGAAATTCGGCACCGTCGTCGGCGTCGTGCTCGGCGGCTTCGACATGTGGTGCAACACGCTCGGCTTCTCGCTGTTCGGCACCCAGTCGCACGCCAAGCCCGATCGCAAGACGCTCGATCCGGCCAAGCAGCACCAGCCGATCGCGTATCCGAAGCCGGACGGCAAGATCTCCTTCGACAAGCTGTCGTCGGTGTTCCTGTCCAACACCAATCACGAGGAGGACCAGCCGGTCCATCTCAAGGTTGCCGACATGAACCTGCAGAAGACGTCGGAGCACGACGTGTTCGCCGGGCCCTCCAACCGCTATTGCCCGGCCGGCGTCTATGAATGGGTCGAGGAAGCCTCCGGCCCGCGTTTCCAGATCAACGCCCAGAACTGCGTCCACTGCAAAACCTGCGACGTGAAGGATCCCAATGGCAACATCACCTGGGTTCCCCCGGAGGGCGGCGGCGGCCCGAACTACGAGGCGATGTAA
- a CDS encoding glycosyltransferase family 39 protein, whose protein sequence is MRFTSLVVELIRARPRLVVWIVVLAQAAIWLLLPLIFYGSPPGNLATVLAFGREYQVGTDMGPPLSFWLADIAFRAAGNHVFGVYLLAQVCEVATFIAFYHLARAIVGGPQAVLAVLLSMTVVVFSSPSVEFGPLILARPLWALLLLHSWQLIGQNRRSAWFAWSIDCGLLLLTTPAAIGMILLVAVFAVTSPRGRRTLMSVDPLCALLVVIVLALPYLIWLVRADAIALPPLPAIADLNARALRWGVVLGGLIVAMAAIVVLVILNSRWFARDSEDAPVIHRPPVGPLAQQFVYFFAFAPAIVGSFVSGLFNVNSVFGGAGVALLMSGLAVVVAAGDLIHLRRQRLLRTAWALAVGAPAVVALAMALFMPWTSTMEVPTSLPAAAIGRFFDDSYERRTNQRLRAVAGDPELASLIAMDGRRAHLLLDATPQRTPWLSIAKFNETGGVVVWRAQDTGGTPPPEIAQRFPGLVPEVPRSFDRLVNGRQGVLRIGWAIVRPKG, encoded by the coding sequence ATGCGGTTTACCTCCCTGGTTGTCGAACTGATCCGCGCCCGGCCACGGCTGGTGGTCTGGATCGTGGTGCTGGCGCAGGCGGCGATCTGGCTGTTGCTGCCGCTGATCTTCTACGGCAGCCCGCCCGGCAATCTCGCAACCGTGCTCGCGTTCGGCCGCGAATATCAGGTCGGCACCGACATGGGGCCGCCGCTGTCGTTCTGGCTCGCCGACATCGCGTTCCGCGCCGCCGGCAATCACGTGTTCGGCGTCTATCTGTTGGCGCAGGTCTGCGAGGTCGCGACCTTCATCGCCTTCTACCATCTGGCGCGCGCCATCGTTGGTGGCCCGCAGGCGGTGCTCGCTGTGCTGCTGTCGATGACGGTCGTGGTGTTCTCGTCGCCGAGCGTCGAGTTCGGTCCGCTGATCCTGGCGCGCCCGCTATGGGCGTTGCTGCTGCTGCACTCCTGGCAGTTGATCGGCCAGAATCGGCGCAGCGCCTGGTTCGCCTGGTCGATCGATTGCGGCCTGTTGCTGCTGACGACGCCGGCGGCGATCGGCATGATCCTTTTGGTCGCCGTCTTTGCCGTCACCAGCCCGCGCGGACGGCGTACATTAATGTCGGTCGACCCGCTCTGCGCGCTGCTCGTCGTTATCGTGCTGGCGCTGCCCTATCTGATCTGGCTGGTCCGCGCCGACGCGATTGCGCTGCCGCCGTTGCCCGCTATCGCCGATCTCAACGCCCGCGCGCTGCGTTGGGGCGTCGTGCTCGGTGGGCTGATCGTGGCGATGGCCGCCATCGTGGTGCTGGTGATTCTCAATTCGCGCTGGTTCGCCCGCGACAGCGAGGATGCGCCGGTCATCCACCGCCCGCCGGTCGGGCCGCTCGCACAGCAGTTCGTCTATTTCTTCGCCTTCGCGCCGGCGATCGTCGGCAGCTTCGTCTCGGGCCTGTTCAATGTTAACAGCGTCTTCGGCGGCGCCGGCGTGGCGCTGCTGATGTCGGGACTCGCCGTCGTGGTCGCCGCCGGCGATCTGATCCACCTGCGGCGCCAGCGGCTGTTGCGCACGGCCTGGGCGCTCGCCGTTGGCGCGCCGGCGGTGGTCGCGTTGGCCATGGCGCTGTTCATGCCCTGGACCAGCACCATGGAGGTGCCGACCTCGCTGCCGGCAGCCGCGATCGGCCGCTTCTTCGACGACAGCTATGAGCGCCGCACCAACCAGCGCCTGCGCGCGGTGGCCGGCGATCCCGAACTCGCCAGCCTGATCGCGATGGATGGGCGCCGTGCGCATCTTCTGCTCGACGCCACGCCGCAGCGGACGCCGTGGCTGTCGATCGCGAAGTTCAACGAGACCGGCGGCGTCGTGGTGTGGCGCGCGCAGGATACCGGCGGCACGCCGCCGCCCGAGATCGCGCAGCGCTTTCCCGGCCTCGTGCCGGAAGTCCCGCGCTCGTTCGACCGGCTGGTCAACGGAAGGCAAGGCGTGTTGCGGATCGGCTGGGCGATCGTGCGGCCGAAGGGGTAA
- a CDS encoding ribonuclease HII, whose translation MIRDKSAKKKPVEPAKPEKRVVAVTRPSFRRERALIKRGVWPIAGCDEAGRGPLAGPVVAAAVVLDPNRIPKGIDDSKRLTAERREELFEEICATAAFSVAVASPARIDRDNILRASLWALARAVHALPEMPKHVFVDGRDKLATACDCEAVIGGDGLVVSIAAASIIAKVTRDRLMSALALDCPGYGFEQHKGYAVPEHLEALDRLGPSAHHRSFFAPVVAARAKHFPTLAEPDLFTVDPESEAAASAAA comes from the coding sequence ATGATTCGGGACAAGTCTGCGAAGAAGAAGCCGGTCGAGCCGGCCAAGCCGGAGAAGCGCGTGGTCGCGGTGACGCGGCCGAGCTTCCGGCGCGAGCGTGCGCTGATCAAACGCGGCGTCTGGCCGATCGCCGGCTGCGACGAGGCGGGGCGCGGTCCGCTGGCCGGGCCGGTGGTCGCGGCCGCAGTGGTGCTCGATCCCAATCGCATCCCGAAAGGCATCGACGATTCCAAGCGGCTGACCGCCGAGCGCCGCGAGGAGCTATTCGAGGAGATTTGTGCGACTGCCGCCTTCTCGGTCGCGGTGGCCTCGCCGGCGCGAATCGACCGTGACAACATCCTGCGCGCCTCGCTGTGGGCGCTGGCCCGCGCCGTCCACGCGCTGCCGGAAATGCCGAAGCATGTCTTCGTCGACGGCCGTGACAAGCTCGCCACGGCCTGCGACTGCGAAGCGGTGATCGGCGGCGACGGCCTCGTGGTGTCGATCGCGGCGGCGTCCATCATCGCCAAGGTGACGCGCGACCGCCTGATGAGCGCGCTGGCGCTGGATTGCCCGGGCTACGGCTTCGAGCAGCACAAGGGCTACGCCGTGCCCGAGCATCTCGAGGCGCTTGACCGGCTCGGTCCCAGCGCCCATCACCGCAGCTTCTTCGCCCCCGTCGTCGCGGCGCGCGCGAAGCATTTCCCGACGCTCGCCGAGCCCGACCTGTTCACGGTGGATCCGGAGAGCGAAGCCGCGGCGTCAGCGGCGGCGTAG
- a CDS encoding tetratricopeptide repeat protein has protein sequence MLSTRFNRLTIALIAAAALAAPAQLAAQTPDHPADNAAQFPTKNELKSLTTAGSYLAARHASVERDAASAAAFYRSALRTDPKNSELLDRAFISSLADGDIDEAVKLADRILSQDKANRVARLVIGVRDLKLKRYAAAQSNINQSVRGPITDLVATLLSAWAAYGAGDAKGAVASIDKLTGPDWYPIFKDLHAGMILELAHKEKDAGARFERAYKLDDSMLRTVDEYARWTSRNKDAAAATALYEAFDKKLPRHPLVLEGIKDTKAGKKLPPLVESAQAGAAEALYGIGATLTRRGGEDLALVYLQLALYLQPNHPLALLSLADLYESVKKPQMAIKVYERMPASSPLKRNAQIQLATDLDAADRSDEAIKILKGVTADAPKDIEAIMALGNIERGRKKFADCVGTYSQAIDVLPTVDGGDKNAWVTYYYRGICEERSKQWNKAEVDMRKALELQPEQPHVLNYLGYSWIDQGINLDEGMKMIKRAVDQRPDDGYIVDSLGWAYYRIGNYDEAVKNLERAIDLKPEDPTINDHLGDAYWRVGRKLEAKFQWAHARDLKPEPEELPKILAKIENGLPDEPAPAAAAADKKKDNDKGG, from the coding sequence ATGCTGTCCACCCGTTTCAACCGCCTGACGATTGCCCTCATCGCCGCTGCCGCGCTCGCCGCGCCCGCGCAGCTTGCGGCGCAAACGCCCGATCACCCCGCCGACAACGCGGCGCAGTTTCCGACCAAGAACGAGCTGAAGTCGCTGACGACGGCCGGCAGCTATCTGGCGGCCCGCCATGCCAGCGTCGAGCGCGATGCGGCCTCCGCCGCGGCGTTCTACCGCTCGGCGCTGCGCACCGATCCGAAGAATTCCGAGCTGCTCGACCGCGCCTTCATCTCCTCGCTCGCCGATGGCGACATCGACGAGGCGGTCAAGCTCGCCGACCGCATCCTGTCCCAGGACAAGGCCAACCGCGTCGCGCGTCTGGTCATCGGCGTGCGTGACCTCAAGCTGAAGAGATACGCAGCCGCGCAGTCCAACATCAACCAGTCGGTGCGCGGTCCGATCACCGACCTGGTGGCGACGCTGCTGTCGGCCTGGGCGGCCTATGGCGCCGGCGACGCGAAGGGCGCGGTCGCCAGCATCGACAAGCTGACCGGGCCGGATTGGTACCCGATCTTCAAGGACCTGCACGCCGGCATGATCCTCGAGCTCGCCCACAAGGAGAAGGATGCCGGCGCACGCTTCGAGCGCGCCTACAAGCTCGACGATTCCATGCTGCGCACGGTCGACGAATATGCGCGCTGGACCTCGCGCAACAAGGATGCGGCCGCCGCCACCGCGCTTTACGAGGCCTTCGACAAGAAGCTGCCGCGGCATCCGCTGGTGCTGGAAGGCATCAAGGACACCAAGGCCGGCAAGAAGCTGCCGCCGCTGGTCGAGTCGGCGCAGGCCGGCGCGGCCGAGGCGCTCTACGGCATCGGCGCGACGCTGACGCGGCGCGGCGGCGAGGATCTTGCGCTGGTCTACCTGCAGCTTGCGCTGTACCTGCAGCCCAACCATCCGCTGGCGCTGCTGTCGCTTGCCGATCTCTATGAATCGGTGAAGAAGCCGCAGATGGCGATCAAGGTCTATGAGCGGATGCCGGCGTCTTCGCCGCTGAAGCGCAACGCGCAGATCCAGCTCGCGACCGATCTCGACGCCGCCGACCGCAGCGACGAGGCGATCAAGATCCTGAAGGGGGTCACGGCAGACGCGCCGAAGGATATCGAGGCCATCATGGCGCTCGGCAACATCGAGCGCGGCCGCAAGAAGTTCGCCGACTGCGTCGGGACCTATTCGCAGGCGATCGACGTGCTGCCGACCGTCGACGGCGGCGACAAGAACGCCTGGGTTACCTATTACTACCGCGGCATCTGCGAGGAGCGCTCCAAGCAGTGGAACAAGGCCGAGGTCGACATGCGCAAGGCGCTCGAGCTGCAGCCCGAGCAGCCCCATGTGCTGAACTATCTCGGCTATTCCTGGATCGACCAGGGCATCAACCTCGACGAAGGCATGAAGATGATCAAGCGTGCCGTCGATCAGCGCCCCGACGACGGCTACATCGTCGACTCGCTCGGCTGGGCCTATTACCGCATCGGCAATTACGACGAGGCGGTGAAGAATCTCGAGCGCGCGATCGATCTGAAGCCCGAGGATCCGACCATCAACGACCATCTCGGCGATGCCTATTGGCGCGTCGGCCGCAAGCTGGAAGCCAAGTTCCAGTGGGCGCATGCGCGCGACCTCAAGCCCGAGCCGGAAGAGCTGCCGAAGATCCTGGCCAAGATCGAGAACGGCCTGCCCGACGAACCTGCGCCGGCCGCCGCGGCAGCCGACAAGAAGAAGGACAACGACAAGGGCGGTTAG
- a CDS encoding VOC family protein has translation MSNTATVPTPRFTVLTLGVSDMRSSIAFYESLGFTRKFRATGEEVTFFETGGTVLGLFPWHLLAADASLPDQPRPAAFRGVAIAWNCRNDAEVDAVMAFALSKGAKLLKPAQPTSYGGYCGYFADPDGHAWEVVRAPGFEVRDDGRVSLPD, from the coding sequence ATGAGTAACACCGCAACCGTCCCGACCCCGCGCTTCACCGTCCTGACGCTCGGCGTCAGCGACATGCGCAGCAGCATCGCGTTCTACGAGTCGCTCGGCTTTACGAGGAAATTCCGCGCGACGGGCGAGGAGGTCACCTTCTTCGAGACCGGCGGCACTGTGCTCGGGCTGTTCCCGTGGCATCTGCTCGCCGCGGACGCCTCACTGCCCGATCAGCCGCGGCCGGCGGCGTTTCGCGGGGTCGCGATTGCGTGGAACTGCCGCAACGACGCGGAAGTCGATGCCGTCATGGCCTTCGCGCTCTCGAAAGGCGCCAAATTGTTGAAGCCCGCACAGCCGACGAGCTATGGCGGCTATTGCGGCTATTTCGCCGATCCCGACGGCCATGCCTGGGAGGTGGTCCGCGCGCCGGGCTTCGAGGTCCGTGATGACGGGCGGGTATCGCTGCCCGATTAG
- a CDS encoding PA0069 family radical SAM protein, with protein MSRASSHALKHPPVTAPSDNPAGASSPFPELAVAIERERRRGRGAQSNASGRYEAEARVAFDDGWQSLDDLPPFKTSVAIDTSRKVITRNDSPDIGFDRSINPYRGCEHGCVYCFARPTHAYLGLSPGLDFESKLLAKPDAPELLEKELAAPDYEARMIAIGTNTDPYQPIERERKIMRGILEVLERAGHPVGIVTKSALVTRDIDILARMAKRNLVKVALSVTTLDPKLARTMEPRASTPPKRLEAIKRLADASIPTTVMVAPVIPALNDSEIERVLDAAAHAGAKEASYVLLRLPLEVRDLFREWLMSNYPDRYRHVFTLIRDMRGGRDYDSQWGTRMKGTGPMAWMIGRRFEIACEKLGMNKRRTKLTTDHFAKPKCNGQQLSLF; from the coding sequence ATGAGCCGAGCATCCTCTCATGCCCTCAAGCACCCGCCGGTAACGGCGCCCTCCGATAACCCGGCGGGTGCATCTTCCCCTTTTCCCGAGCTTGCGGTCGCGATCGAGCGCGAGCGGCGGCGCGGCCGCGGCGCGCAGTCCAACGCCAGCGGCCGCTACGAGGCCGAGGCGCGGGTCGCCTTCGACGACGGCTGGCAGAGCCTCGACGACCTGCCGCCGTTCAAGACCTCGGTGGCGATCGATACCTCGCGCAAGGTGATCACCCGCAATGACTCGCCCGACATCGGCTTCGACCGCTCGATCAATCCCTATCGCGGCTGCGAGCACGGCTGCGTGTACTGCTTCGCGCGGCCGACCCACGCCTATCTCGGGCTGTCGCCGGGGCTCGACTTCGAATCCAAGCTGCTCGCCAAGCCGGATGCGCCCGAGCTGCTCGAGAAGGAGCTGGCGGCGCCGGACTACGAAGCGCGGATGATCGCGATCGGCACCAACACCGATCCCTACCAGCCGATCGAGCGCGAGCGGAAGATCATGCGCGGCATCCTGGAGGTCTTGGAGCGCGCCGGCCATCCGGTCGGCATCGTGACCAAGTCAGCGCTGGTGACCCGCGACATCGATATCCTGGCGCGAATGGCCAAGCGCAATCTGGTCAAGGTCGCGCTGTCGGTGACGACGCTCGATCCGAAGCTGGCCCGCACCATGGAGCCGCGCGCCTCGACCCCGCCGAAGCGGCTCGAGGCGATCAAGCGGTTGGCCGACGCCAGCATCCCGACCACGGTGATGGTGGCGCCCGTGATCCCGGCGCTGAATGACTCCGAGATCGAGCGCGTCCTCGATGCCGCCGCGCATGCCGGCGCCAAGGAGGCGAGCTATGTGCTGCTGCGCCTGCCGCTCGAGGTTCGCGACCTCTTCCGCGAATGGCTGATGTCGAACTATCCCGATCGCTATCGCCACGTCTTCACGTTGATCCGCGACATGCGCGGCGGCCGCGACTACGATTCGCAATGGGGCACCCGGATGAAGGGCACCGGCCCGATGGCCTGGATGATCGGCCGCCGCTTCGAGATCGCCTGCGAAAAGCTCGGGATGAACAAGCGGCGCACCAAGCTGACCACAGACCATTTCGCCAAGCCGAAGTGCAACGGGCAGCAGTTGAGCTTGTTCTAG
- a CDS encoding helix-turn-helix domain-containing GNAT family N-acetyltransferase, with protein MKSNISNDTLESQVAAVRGFSRFYTRKLGIIEPKLLHSPFTLQEARIIYEIAHHDGCTATDLVRELDLDAGFVSRTLAALQRRQIVTRTPSKADKRVNEVTLTAKGRAAASDLDSRSRSEVAALLKQMDGNRRAAVVRAMGTIEQSMEPAVPKPAGFLLRSHRVGDMGWVISRHGAVYAQEYGWDISFEALVAEIAAQFLKSFDPACEHCWISEVDGEPVGSIFLVNGGDKVAKLRLLLVEERARGLGVGRALVEQCIRFAREKGYSKITLWTQSILVAARGIYARAGFQRVKEEKHHSFGVDLVGETWELEL; from the coding sequence ATGAAATCAAATATATCGAACGACACCCTCGAGAGCCAGGTCGCCGCAGTGCGCGGCTTCAGCCGGTTCTACACCCGCAAGCTCGGCATCATCGAGCCGAAGCTCCTGCACAGCCCGTTCACGCTGCAGGAGGCACGGATCATCTACGAGATCGCGCATCACGACGGCTGCACCGCGACCGACTTGGTGCGCGAGCTCGACCTCGACGCCGGCTTCGTCAGCCGCACGCTGGCGGCCTTACAGCGCCGCCAGATCGTGACCCGCACGCCGTCGAAGGCCGACAAGCGCGTCAATGAGGTGACGTTGACCGCCAAGGGCCGCGCCGCGGCCTCCGACCTCGACAGCCGGTCGCGCAGCGAAGTCGCAGCACTCCTGAAGCAGATGGACGGCAATCGGCGCGCGGCCGTGGTGCGCGCGATGGGCACGATCGAGCAGTCTATGGAGCCTGCCGTGCCCAAGCCGGCCGGCTTCCTGCTGCGCAGCCATCGCGTCGGCGACATGGGCTGGGTGATCTCGCGGCACGGCGCCGTCTATGCGCAGGAATATGGCTGGGACATCTCGTTCGAGGCACTGGTCGCCGAGATCGCTGCGCAATTCCTCAAATCGTTCGATCCCGCTTGCGAGCATTGCTGGATCTCGGAGGTCGACGGCGAGCCGGTCGGCTCGATCTTCCTGGTCAACGGAGGCGATAAGGTCGCCAAGCTCAGGCTGTTATTGGTGGAAGAGAGGGCACGCGGGCTCGGCGTCGGCCGCGCCCTGGTCGAGCAGTGCATCCGCTTCGCCCGCGAGAAGGGCTACAGCAAGATCACGCTGTGGACGCAAAGCATTCTGGTCGCCGCACGCGGCATCTACGCCCGCGCCGGCTTCCAACGCGTCAAGGAAGAGAAGCACCACAGCTTCGGCGTCGATCTGGTCGGTGAGACCTGGGAGCTGGAGCTGTGA
- a CDS encoding 4-(cytidine 5'-diphospho)-2-C-methyl-D-erythritol kinase, whose protein sequence is MPALVEEGRAKVNLTLKVVGRRVDGFHDLESVVAFADCADRLTLKPGSELALTMEGPLADACGDTSDNLVLKAARLLGERVADLRVGHFTLEKVLPVAAGIGGGSADAAAALRLLARLNELSLDDTRIMEVALQTGADVPVCVASHACDMTGVGETLLPLNLPKLPCVMVNPRVPVATKDVFNALGLRHGELLIGATDVVIQAPSWPEAGCAIDDWIEALARGTNDLEAPAARIEPVISDVLSALRETKDVRLVRMSGSGATCFAIFGKDADAQAAGERLRAEHPGWWVHAGTLS, encoded by the coding sequence GTGCCGGCGCTTGTTGAAGAGGGGCGTGCCAAGGTCAACCTGACGCTGAAGGTGGTCGGGCGGCGCGTCGATGGTTTTCATGACCTGGAGAGCGTCGTCGCGTTTGCCGATTGCGCCGATCGTCTCACGCTCAAGCCGGGCTCCGAGCTCGCGTTGACGATGGAGGGACCGCTGGCCGATGCCTGCGGCGACACCTCGGACAATCTCGTACTCAAGGCGGCGCGCCTGCTCGGCGAGCGCGTCGCGGACCTCAGGGTCGGCCACTTCACGCTGGAAAAGGTCTTGCCCGTCGCTGCCGGCATCGGCGGCGGCTCGGCGGATGCCGCGGCCGCGCTGCGGCTGCTGGCGCGGCTCAACGAGCTCTCGCTCGACGACACCAGAATCATGGAAGTGGCGCTGCAGACCGGCGCCGACGTGCCCGTGTGCGTCGCCTCGCACGCCTGCGACATGACCGGTGTCGGCGAGACGCTGCTGCCGCTTAATTTGCCGAAGCTGCCTTGCGTGATGGTCAATCCGCGGGTGCCGGTCGCGACCAAGGACGTGTTCAATGCGCTCGGTCTGCGTCACGGCGAGCTCCTGATCGGCGCCACCGACGTCGTGATCCAGGCGCCGTCCTGGCCGGAGGCGGGGTGCGCGATCGACGACTGGATCGAGGCGCTCGCGCGCGGCACCAACGATCTCGAAGCGCCTGCGGCGCGGATCGAACCCGTGATCAGCGACGTGCTGTCTGCGCTGCGCGAGACCAAGGACGTTCGCCTCGTGCGCATGTCGGGCTCCGGCGCGACGTGTTTTGCGATCTTCGGCAAGGACGCCGACGCCCAGGCGGCCGGCGAGAGGCTGCGTGCCGAGCATCCCGGCTGGTGGGTGCACGCGGGCACGTTGAGCTGA
- a CDS encoding glycosyl transferase — protein MLSVIIPTDGVERTVVATLAALVPGAAAGIIREVLLVDRTNTAVMERVADVAGCRFLRFEGTRAAALAAGAKQARSPWLMFLHPGAVLDAGWIDETTQFIQMVAASGRDRAGIFRYARAPYTDPGLRDGLKFVARMIAGPSAEQGLLIARDHYERIGGYRPDARRSEARLLRRLGRSSRTMLRSRIMVA, from the coding sequence ATGCTGAGCGTGATCATTCCGACCGACGGGGTCGAGCGCACCGTGGTCGCGACATTGGCGGCGCTGGTGCCGGGCGCGGCCGCGGGAATCATCCGCGAAGTGCTGCTGGTCGATCGCACCAATACCGCTGTGATGGAGCGCGTCGCCGACGTGGCGGGCTGCCGGTTCCTGCGCTTCGAGGGCACCCGCGCCGCGGCGCTCGCCGCGGGCGCGAAGCAGGCCCGCTCACCCTGGCTGATGTTCCTGCATCCGGGCGCCGTGCTCGACGCGGGCTGGATCGACGAAACCACCCAGTTCATCCAGATGGTGGCCGCGAGCGGCAGGGACCGCGCCGGAATCTTCCGCTACGCCCGCGCGCCCTACACCGACCCCGGCCTGCGCGACGGCCTCAAATTCGTTGCCCGGATGATCGCCGGCCCCTCGGCCGAGCAGGGCCTTCTGATCGCGCGCGACCATTATGAGCGGATCGGCGGCTACCGGCCGGACGCCCGCCGCTCGGAGGCACGGCTGTTGCGCCGGCTCGGCCGCTCCTCCCGCACCATGCTGCGCAGCCGGATCATGGTGGCGTAG